Within the Acidobacteriota bacterium genome, the region GGCGGGTGCGTCATGGGACGACTGGACAGGGAGTCGCTCGACCTGGTCATCGGCACGCTGCGCGAGTACGCGGCGCGGGAGCTGAGACCCGAAGTCCTCCTCCAACTGGATCACGAAGACCGATTCCCGATGTCGGTGCTGCGCGATCTGTACGATCCGCAGCAGATCGGCCTGCACCTGCTGTTTCTGCCCGAGGACGTGGGTGGGCTCGGTGGTGGCGCCTACGACATCTACCGCGTGTCGGCGGCGATGGCCGAGATCGATCTGGGCATCGCCACCGGGGTCCTGGCGACCTTCCTGGGCACCGACCCGATCATGGTGGGCGGAACGCCCGACCAGAAGCGACGCTGGATGGGACGCATCGCCGACGAGGGCCTGCTCGTGGCCTACGGGGCCACCGAGCCGCAGGCCGGCAGCGATCTCACCGCCCTGACGACCACGGCGGTACCGGTGCGGGACAACGGTCACGTGACGGGGTACTCGCTGAGCGGGCAGAAGCAGTGGATCAGCAACGGCGGCGTCGCGACGCTCTACACCGTCCTGGCCAACGCGCCCGGTGGCCCATCGTGGTTCGTCGTGGAGAAGGGCACGCCCGGATTCGCGGCTGGCAAGCCGGAGGACAAGCACGGCATCCGCGCCAGCAACACGACGATGCTCTTCCTCGACAACGTGTTCGTGCCCGCCGACCACCTCGTCGGCGAGACGGAGGGACGGGGCCTCGCGCAGGCGCAGGCCGTCTTCGGCTACACGCGACTGATGGTCGCCGCCTTCGGCCTCGGGGCCGGCTGGGCGGCGCTGCAGCGTGCGATCCGCTACTCGCAGCAGCGAATCGCCGCCGGGACGCCGCTCTCGCAGAAAGCGGGGTACACCCACAAGCTGATCGTGCCGAACGCCGTCGCCCTCGAGGCCTCACGGGCGTACATCGAGTGGGCCGCTGAACGGATCGACGGCGGTGAGCCGGACCTCGCCACCGAGGGCGCGATCGCGAAGTACCTCGCCACCGAGGCCGGCAACCGGGCGGCCGAGGATGCGATTCAGGCGCATGGCGGCAACGGCTACACGAAGGAGTACCTCGTCGAGAAGATCAAGCGCGACGTCCGCATCACGACGATCTACGAGGGAACCTCCGAGATCATGGAGTGGACGATCGCGCGAGATCGATGGCAGGCGCATCTGAAGACGCGCGGCGCGTTCTACCGCGACTGGGCGAGCCGCCTCGATCATCGCCACGCCGCCGCGCCCGCGTGTGGCGCCTCGACGGCGGCCCTCGCCCTCAGTTCGCTCGCCACACTGCTCGAGCGCTGCCGTCTCGACCGCCTCACCCGCAACCAGCACGTGCTCTTCAGGCTCGGACACGTGATCGCGCATGCCGAGGCGGCCGCCGTGTTCGCCGAGCGGTCGGTCACGCATCCGACGACCGCCATGCCCTTCGATTCGACGCTGTGGCAGGTGATGGCCCGCGTATTCGCCCGCGACGCCGTCCATCGCGTCGTGTTCGACGGCCTGCGATGGGCGGCTGGTGCCGGGCAGACCGACGCCTCGCTGCTCACGAACCTCGATGCCGCCGGGGCCGCCGCGTCGCAGGCGGGCCTGCTCGAGGACATGGATGCCATCGCGCGCCGCCTGACGGAGTGCTTTCCGCCATAGCGGTGCGGCGACGGGCGCCGCGCGGCCGGTCCCCGTCGTGGTTCGGAGAAATCGTCGTCCCGGGGGCTGCGGGTCGGGCGCCCCCACATGAGCCCGCCCCACCTCGAATCCTCGTTCGCGTGGATCTGTTGGTGGTCCGCCCGCGCCGCGCTCTGCCGACGCGGGCACGCTGCGGGAGTGTGGTATGAGCGACCGACGTGACCGTGCCGTCGCCGTTGTCGGCCTCGGGGCGATCCTGCCCGATGCGCCGAGCGCACCGGCCTTCTGGAAGAACCTGATCGACAAGCGGTATGCCATCTCGGAGGTGCCGCCAGAACGCTGGAGCCTCGACGACTACTACGACCCGGATCCCGCGGCGCCGGACAAGACCTACTCCAAGATCGGCGGCTGGGTCCGGGGCTTCGCCTTCGACTGGAAGAAGTTCACCATTCCGCCTCGTGTCGCGGCCGCCATGGACGAGGGACAGCAGTGGGCCGTCACCATTGCCGCCGAGGCCCTGGCCGATTACGGGTATCCGTCGCGCCCGCTCGATCTCGACCGCACCGGCGTCATCCTCGGCGCGGCCATGGGCGGCGAGCTGCACTACCTCACCACCCTGCGCGTGATGTTCCCCGAGTTCGCGAACGCCCTCGGCACCGTGCGGCAGTTCGCCGACCTGCCGGGCGACGTTCGACGGGCGATTGTCGCAAGGTGGCGCGAGGCCGTCGACCGGCGGCTGCCGCCGATCACCGAGGACTCGATGCCCGGCGAGCTGCCGAACGTGTTGAGCGGGCGGGTGGCCAATGTCCTCAACCTGCGCGGTCCGAACTTCATCACCGATGCGGCCTGCGCCTCGAGCTTCGCCGCAATCGACGCGGCCGTCGACCTCCTCGTCGAGGGCAGCTGCGATGCCGTCATCTCGGGCGGCGTCGACCGCAACATGGGCGCCTCGACCTTCGTGAAGTTCTGCAAGATCGGCGCGCTGAGCGCCACCGGCACGCGGCCCTTCGGCGACGGCGCCGACGGCTTCGTGATGGGCGAGGGATGCGCCGCCTTCCTGCTGAAGCGCCTCGCCGACGCGGAGCGTGACGGCGATCGCGTCTACGCGGTCATCCGCGGCGTGGGAGGGTCGAGCGACGGCAAGGGCAAGGGCATCACCGCGCCGAACCCGGTCGGGCAGAAACTGGCCGTGCAGCGCGCCTGGCAGGATGCGGGGCTCGACCCGGCCTCCGCGACGCTCGTCGAGGCGCACGGGACGAGCACGAAGGTCGGCGACGTCGTCGAAGTCGGCAGCCTCGGTGAGATGTTCAGGGACGCGGGGACGCAGCGCATCGCCCTCGGGTCGGCCAAGAGCAACGTGGGCCACCTCAAGGCGGGCGCGGGAGCGGCCGGGCTGCTCAAGGCGGTCTACGCTCTCCACTACAAGGTGATCCCGCCGACGCTCAACGCC harbors:
- a CDS encoding acyl-CoA dehydrogenase family protein, with translation MGRLDRESLDLVIGTLREYAARELRPEVLLQLDHEDRFPMSVLRDLYDPQQIGLHLLFLPEDVGGLGGGAYDIYRVSAAMAEIDLGIATGVLATFLGTDPIMVGGTPDQKRRWMGRIADEGLLVAYGATEPQAGSDLTALTTTAVPVRDNGHVTGYSLSGQKQWISNGGVATLYTVLANAPGGPSWFVVEKGTPGFAAGKPEDKHGIRASNTTMLFLDNVFVPADHLVGETEGRGLAQAQAVFGYTRLMVAAFGLGAGWAALQRAIRYSQQRIAAGTPLSQKAGYTHKLIVPNAVALEASRAYIEWAAERIDGGEPDLATEGAIAKYLATEAGNRAAEDAIQAHGGNGYTKEYLVEKIKRDVRITTIYEGTSEIMEWTIARDRWQAHLKTRGAFYRDWASRLDHRHAAAPACGASTAALALSSLATLLERCRLDRLTRNQHVLFRLGHVIAHAEAAAVFAERSVTHPTTAMPFDSTLWQVMARVFARDAVHRVVFDGLRWAAGAGQTDASLLTNLDAAGAAASQAGLLEDMDAIARRLTECFPP